caaaattcaaaaattaccTATAAAGAAGCCCAGCAAAAACAACAAGATCTATGTAACTATACAGAAAACTATATAagtagggcacctgagtggctcagtcggttaagcatctgactttggctcaggtcatgatctcacagtttgtgaattcaagtcccacttcGGGTGAGCTCAAGACCCGCTTTGGGTgaccccttcttctctctctctctctctctctcccccacccctgctcacttgcgccctctctctcaaaaaaaaagcgTATACATAatcatataaattatacatatatatgacacatagctttatatatctttataaatatagTTAAGTATACAAGTACACAGGTTTACTGATAGATTCAGGTAAAAGAAGTCCCAAATAAATGAACCAGTATAGAATATTGCAAACACAGAATTCTGTTTAAATGATTTACAGATTTAGTGCCCTACCGTGTAGCTGGCAAGATGACTATCAAGCTCAGACTGCTGACTTCTCCCCATACCAAACCTGGAAGACTatagaaggaaggggagaaggggaatcAACAACAAAGTATAAACAACAAACAGGAGAAAGTTCTTCGGGAGAATGGGGAGTAGTGAGTTGGTGCCTGTGTCTGGGCTTGGGGTGCAAAGAGCAACAGGGATGTGGGAAGGTGCTGTAGGCTGCATAGATGCAAATGGCAGGATGGATAGGAGAAATGATTGTAAACTTCTGCCCCTACATCCTGGCACAAATCTGAGGCGGGTTCTGGCAGCACACATGCCAGTAGCCCTGGAGTAATACCaagacagagggaaagatggGATGATTGAGGCATTTGAGTCCAGAGTCTGTGCTAATAACCATCTGAAATCATCTTAGCAGGGAGGAATACCCTTTCcaaaaattattatgtaaataGAATATAAAGAACAGACTAGAATAGAGAGTATCAAAGCAAATCACATGTAGTAAGACAAGTTAGTCTTCATCAAATAAGTATagtctacacacatacacacatatatatgcacactcatataaatatataacataaagaggcatgcatatatatgtgtgtatacatatgtatgtatatagtacACACACTAGGTAGAGTTGGACAATGTACTTCTTACTATGGATGAGCATGACAAAGGAAAACTCACTGCAGTGGACCCTGCAATATTAGATAACCATAAAATCGTAGGATCATCCCCCAAAACCCTTGGAGCTCCTCAGCCTCCTCAGTAAATTAAATCTTGAACATATTTCTGAAGTCTGCGTGCTGGCAAAGGGACCACATGGGAAGCAGTGCATCTTCTCTGACCCTTGCCCAGGTTTATGGGCACTAAAGCTCCAGTTCAGGCATTTGTCCAGCAACTGCGTGCATTCCCTAAGTGTTGATGAGAGCCTCCTGGGTGAGGATTGAAAATGGCACACGACTCAGAATACTGGGGGCTACTTAGCCCACCTGTGCCCCTGTTGGCAGCTATGAGAGACCTCAAGCCAGGGCAAAAGGCTGGGCACAACCCTCAAAAACGTTCCCTCATGTCTTCAGGAAAGATAGGGAGTGAGAGCTTGGGTCTGAGGCTCTGACCTGCCGGTGCCAAAGTAAAAGTGAGGCTCTGACCCAAGCCTGCCAGAGTCAAGGTGAGGATCCCAGAGAGGAGGGAAGATCCCCCCCCCAACCTCCGCCAGCCTCCGAAACCCACCTCTGAGGGATATTATCAATGCCTGGGGACCGGTGGCCATGGGGTCCAGATGTGACATCCGCCGACGTCCTCCCTGCAGACAGGCGTGACAGAGGTGGGGGTCTCGGTCCAGAAGGCCCGATTCAGGTCAGCCAAGGGAAGGGGCCCAGACCCAGCAAACAGGCATATACGTCGACCTGTGAGGGAGCACAGCGGGCCACCGCAGCCAGGAATCCAGGTCAGCCCCGCCAGCAGCCCAGAGAGACCCCGGCAGGGTCGTCAGGCGGAGCCCCTCTCCCAGCAGGGCTGTGTACACGGGGCCCCAGAGGGACGAGCCCCGGCTCTTCATGGAGCAGGTGTTGGGACCTGAGGGACAACCGTGGGGCCCACTCCACCCCGGCGACAGGCTCTCAGCCCCTGCAGCGGCCCTGGGGTCCATGGAGAGGGTGGCTGCAGGCTGCGTCCAGCCAACTGCGCCTCGGAAATCCGAGGGAGCGGAGGAACTTGGGGTGAGGGGCAAGATCCCAGTTAGGAGAGGGCAGGGACACGGGCCGGGCCAGGGCCAGGGGGCTCAGGACCCCAGGACACACAGAAGGGACCTCCCAGAGTTTGGGCCCTGGCATCCTTCCAGTAAGGGCCCTGGGCGGGATGGGGACTCCTGGAGGCGAGTCCGGCCAGACTTCCACAGCCTGGTCTCAGAGACACGGGGCAGActagtggcgggggggggggggggggggcggctcgAAACCTCAGTTTCTCAGAGGGCAGGGCCCAGGTCCTGCGGCGATTCCTGGTGAGTATGCAGAGGACGGAAGGAGCCTGGACCCAACATCAGAATCAGTCCGGTAAGGCCCCCAGGCGGGATGGAGACACTGGGCAAGACTGGATTCGTGCATCCGGGTCTCAGGTAGCCAGGGCCGCGGAGTGGGGTGCAAGAGGGCAGAACAGGGGGAAGGATCGGTGAGCTGGGGAGGACAGGGGACCCTCTGTCTGTCGGGAGCAGCCGCTCAGGTGGGCAGACGGGAGGAGGGCCCAGGTGCTGTCAGGAGACCAGGTCCACCCCAGCCCAGAGCTACGAAGTCAGTCCGTGCCGCAGGCCCGGGGAGCCCCCGCATCGGGTGGCCAGAGGTGGCGGGCGCCCCGTCACTGAGCCTGGGCGGTGCGTCCCAGAGACCTTCGGACCCCGGTCTGAGGGGCACGAGTTCCCATGGTCAGCGGCCACGCGCACAGGCCATCCCCGGGTGCAGGAGGCCACGGAGGGAACACCCAGGGAGGGACTCTGGCCCCCAGAACACAGGCCCCGGCCCGGAAGGCGACCCCTAGCGGCAGCCTAGGGAAGCCCCTAGTGGGAATGAGGCCCCGCGGGGTGTCTGGACTTCCGCGTCCGGGTCTCAAGAGactggcggggcggggcggggcggggcgagggggcCTCGGCGTCGGCGTCGGCGTCGGCGTCGGCGTCGGCGTCGGCGTCTTCCGGCCGCGCCTCGAATCCCGTCAGGCGCGGGAAGGGCGCAGAGCCTCGTGGGCTTCGAggtgaggcccagagggaggagCGAGGGAGCCGGGACCCAGAGGGGAATGAGTCCGGCGGTGGGGGCGGCGGTGGAGGCCGCAGGGTGGCGCGACCACGACGACTGTGACCAGGGCGTGAGGCGTGGGCGGACTCGGGCTCTGGGTCCCAGCCCGACTGAGAGCTGGTTGCGCGCGAGGAGCCGGCGTCAGGCAGAGCCCGAGGCCCAGGCCGCCCAGGGAGTCCGGATGGGGACGAGAGGATAGGGCTGAGGGACCCCAAGGAAGCCAagtgagcccccccaccccccgccatgggccccgggcctccccggaCTTGGTCGCCTCGTGCGACGCCAGCCGCCTTGGCCCGGACCTCGCCGGGCCGTGAGGGTTCTGGTGGGAGGCAGCGGGCCCGGGGCTCCCCGGGAGAGCCCTGCGGGAGGACGGCCGGAGGCCCCTTGGACCCCAGCCCCGGGGCCGCCCTCGGAAAGCCGCCCCCGCGGTGGGTCTGGGCGAGGGGAGGGCCTTGGTGTGCGGGGCTGGACCCCGGTCAGCCGAGGCAGGATCCCGGGCCCTGGCcggggtgcaggggagagaggaggcgcTGCCTCCCAGCCCAGGACACCTGCGTAGGGCCCAGGCCTGCCCTGCCACTCGGGTCCGCTCTGGCTGTCAGCGGAGGCCCAGAAGGGGCAGGCCCAGGCtggaagggggagcctgggtggggggtgggggctcccggGGCGGGGCCGCCCAGAGTCCTGGCCAGAATCTCCTGGccgcagtggggggtgggggcccgggGCGGTGCTCGCGGTCTGCACCCACCCTGAGACCCTGAGGCGCTCCCTGCCTCCGTCCGTCCCTCCCTCTTCCAGGGGCTCTGCGAGCTCTGCAGTTGAGGCCTTGGTCTGAGGCAGGAgtcctgaggtcacagagcagaggaggaggcgCGGCCGCGTGCCAGTCGGTTGTCCAGGCGAGGTGCGTGCTCCGCGCGTGGGGCCGGGGGCTCGCCCATCCCACCCCAGAGGGGACCCCTCGGCCCCCAACCCCCACGCGGCCCCGCTCTCAGGCCTGGGAGCTCGTGCTCTGTGGGCTGGGCCTCCTCCTGAGGAGCCACCCCTCTTCTGTGTTCAGGGTCTGGCGACCATCATGCCCCTGGGTGAGAGGAGTGTGTTCTGCAAGCCTAAGGAGGAGCCAAGAGAGGTCCCGCTGCCACGGGATGCACCGCTGCCAGAGCCTGAGgacagggaggtggaggaggtggagttgaagaaggaggaggtggagttgaaaaaggaggaggtggaggtggaggaggtggaggaggtggatttggaggaggaggagttgaAGGAAGAGGAGTTGGAGGTGGAGtcggaggaagaggaggagttggaggaggagaaagcagaggaggaggagggggggtacccatctccctcctcctcctccccttcctccctgtcttccttctgcTCTGTCCTCCTTCTGGTCCCCCTGGAGGAGGGGTCTGCTGCTGCCGGGTCCCCGAGTCCTCCCCAGAGCCCTCGgagctcctgcccctcccccagtgccatGGCAGGCGCTTCGGGGAGCCAGTCCCACCAGGGCTCCAGCAGCCCCGATGAGGAGGGGTCGAGCACCTGGGGGGCCCCGGCAGGGGCCCAGGCCTCGCTCCCAGATGCGCTCCGCGTGAAGGTGGCCGGCCTGGTGCTGCTTCTGCTCCTCAAGTATCGCACCAAGCAGCCGACCACATGGGCGGAGATGCTGGCGGCGGTTAGCCAAGATGACCAAGACAGCTTCCCCGTGATCTTCCGCCGAGCCTGCGAGTATCTGCAGCTGGTCTTTGGAGTCGACGTGAAGGAAGTGGACCCCCGCGAGCGCTCCTACGTCCTGGTCAGCATCCTGGGCCTCAGCTGCGATGGGACGCCGAGTGGTAGGGACGGCATGCCCAAGACCAGCCTCCTGGTGCTGGTCCTGTGGGTGATCCTCCTGGAGGACGACCGTGCCCCTGAGGAGGCGGTGTGGGAAGCGCTGGGGGTCATGGGGGTGTATGCCGGCAGGGAGCACGTATTCTATGGGGAGCCCAGGGAGCTGCTGACCGAAGTCTGGGTGCAGGAAGGGTACCTGGAGTACCGGCAGGTGCCCGGCAGCGAGCCCACACGCTACGAGTTCCTGTGGGGTCCCAGGGCCCACGCAGAAAGCAGCGGCGTGCAAGTGCTGCAGCACATCCTCGCGGTCAACAGCAGGCAGCCCGGGTCTCCGTGTCTGTCCGAAGAGGCTGTGAGCCATGAGGAAGAGCGGGCCTGAGCCCGAGGGGCAGCCGGGCCCGTTCCCACCTGGGGTCGAGCAGCTTCTCCTGCGGGGCACGAAGCCAGGCCACTTCTCCCCTGCGAGTGCGAGCAGAGCGGGCGCTGGGCGTTGTGAGTAGTGGAGGGCCAGGGCGGCTTGGGGGAAAGCGGGGCCAAGCGCACGTTTGGGTGGGTTCTTGTTCTCTGTCTACGTGGCCTCGGAAATCGATCTTTGTTTCCTCGAGGAAGTTTTCAGATGTTGTTCCTTGTCATAGAAGGTTTCGTGAGCTTCGGGCTCAGTGTGGGAGTGGCACCCACGCCACAGGTGTTCAAGAGTCAGAGTTGTGCCGTTTGGTGCAACGAGCTGGGAACCCTTCCGTCCTCGTTCGGGATCCAGAAGGGAATCGCGGTGCCTGGGCTGGGCACAGACAGGGATGTCTTGCAAACGTGAAGACCTTGGCAGTAAACGGATGTTTTCAGGGCATGGAGCAATAAAAGATGTTCGTTCTTGCTTCTTGTCCCTTGTCGTCTGTCATTCTGGACGAGGGACATAGAGATGTGTGCCTGCCTTTGCTTGGGTCTccaagaaaggaggagacactCGATCTGAGCAGAGGTCCCCAGCTCACTGGGACATTTGTGGCCGGACATTCGCTGAGCTCTGCTCACTCTCGGAAGGGCCCTGTGTTGGCAGTGAGGACACTAGGAGAGGCAGGACACGTCCCACCCATAGGTGACTGTCTAGCAGCGACAGTCCCagtgggaaggcagggaagggtcCCCTAAGAGGAGCAGAACAAATCAAAGGAGGGTGAGGCAGTGTGGCTCCAGGGGGAGCCCTACAATGGAGACATCCTGAGCCAGGCTGGCTTGGTGTCTCTGGTCAGTGTGATGCCTTCTGCGCAGCTGATCACAATGAAACTGGATGTTGACAGTGGCCAGGCCCACAGATGGTGTCCCTTAGGGGTGTGAGCAAAATCTCAAATAGATAATTGCTCTGAGAAGTTCCTTTTGGATCATGGACAAACCAAAGAAATCTCCTCCTGGGTCAGGAAGTGAAAGTGTCCTGCACTCTTGTCCCGGTGTAGTTGAGCACAGTGCACAGACTAGGTGTTTTCTACCTATCATCTGCAAGGATTTCTGGAGGAATGCAATAATATTCCTTTAAAGTCGAGCCCAGAAGGCTCTAGACGGACACTGTTGTTCCTGGCCATGGAAAACCAGAACCGAGTGCATTATAAAGATGTTTTCATTTGATTATCTTGAGTGTCCTTAGACAGCTGTAAGCCAGGTCTAGGTTTTGGTGtgggagaaatgaatgaaagtagTGGTTTGGATGGAAGAGCatgtggaaggagggaggaagttgGTCTTTGATTCAAATTCTAGCAGCTTTGTGCTGTATCCAGCTG
This region of Acinonyx jubatus isolate Ajub_Pintada_27869175 chromosome X, VMU_Ajub_asm_v1.0, whole genome shotgun sequence genomic DNA includes:
- the LOC106989788 gene encoding melanoma-associated antigen 9-like, with product MAGASGSQSHQGSSSPDEEGSSTWGAPAGAQASLPDALRVKVAGLVLLLLLKYRTKQPTTWAEMLAAVSQDDQDSFPVIFRRACEYLQLVFGVDVKEVDPRERSYVLVSILGLSCDGTPSGRDGMPKTSLLVLVLWVILLEDDRAPEEAVWEALGVMGVYAGREHVFYGEPRELLTEVWVQEGYLEYRQVPGSEPTRYEFLWGPRAHAESSGVQVLQHILAVNSRQPGSPCLSEEAVSHEEERA